One genomic segment of Danio rerio strain Tuebingen ecotype United States chromosome 11, GRCz12tu, whole genome shotgun sequence includes these proteins:
- the ldlrad2 gene encoding low-density lipoprotein receptor class A domain-containing protein 2 isoform X1 produces the protein MAAARCIQQLSGWFVLLSLMTRQSHSIETVNVVDFCGQTIQGDGMIVKSHQESRKYYFVSMGTDCHLTMQSATPRDKVQFYFRFFLVYSLLRVSPHSPAPLPESPKGSSASGLTRPDLEPTTEEGPEDPCHAGSYIQFYDGRDRSAPLIGPPLCGKSPPRPVLSTGKFLTLRLVTRGTQPRVDFVGDFTSFRLGFNQSECSGEPYFNCRNGKCIPKSLVCADDKGIDNCGDGSDLIDYPGCNAPQSTPNPPQRHATQPAPMLNVPTLTVSTLKNCATPKAIPDPDSVTDSQSSMSLLALYVVLGVTAAGVLLCWCCWAPGWFLWRVSVFRFMPCCNSCCASCQFCGRSCSQNKDHRLAKVTPEGAATPVSSTTTVAV, from the exons ATGGCTGCAGCGCGATGCATTCAGCAGCTGtcaggatggtttgttctgctcAGCTTAATGACACGCCAGAGTCACTCCATCGAGACAG TGAATGTGGTGGACTTTTGTGGACAGACAATACAGGGGGACGGCATGATCGTAAAGTCCCACCAGGAGTCCCGCAAATACTACTTTGTCTCAATGGGAACAGATTGCCACCTCACCATGCAGTCCGCGACCCCCCGAGACAAGGTGCAGTTCTACTTCCGCTTCTTCCTGGTCTACAGCCTGCTGAGGGTGTCTCCACACAGCCCCGCTCCACTCCCAGAATCACCCAAGGGGTCGTCTGCATCTGGCCTGACCCGGCCTGACCTGGAGCCCACCACTGAAGAGGGGCCCGAAGACCCCTGCCATGCTGGATCTTATATCCAGTTTTATGATGGGAGGGATAGGTCTGCGCCCCTGATCGGACCGCCGCTCTGTGGGAAGAGTCCTCCTCGACCGGTCTTGTCCACAGGCAAATTTCTCACTCTCCGACTGGTGACGCGAGGAACTCAGCCAAGGGTGGACTTTGTTGGAGACTTCACTTCATTCAGGCTGG GTTTTAACCAATCAGAGTGCAGCGGTGAGCCCTACTTCAACTGCCGCAATGGGAAGTGTATCCCCAAGAGTCTGGTTTGTGCAGACGATAAAGGCATCGACAACTGTGGGGACGGCAGTGACTTAATAGATTACCCTGGTTGCAATG CTCCTCAGTCTACACCCAATCCTCCACAGCGCCATGCTACCCAACCGGCACCAATGCTGAATGTTCCCACTCTGACAGTGTCCACTTTAAAGAACTGCGCCACTCCAAAAGCCATTCCTGACCCAGACTCTGTGACCG ACTCTCAGTCGTCCATGTCTCTGCTGGCGCTGTATGTGGTTCTGGGGGTGACGGCGGCTGGCGTTCTGCTCTGCTGGTGCTGCTGGGCTCCTGGATGGTTCCTGTGGCGCGTCAGTGTGTTTCGCTTCATGCCTTGCTGTAACTCCTGCTGTGCCTCCTGCCAGTTCTGTGGGCGGAGCTGCTCGCAGAACAAAGACCACCGATTGGCTAAAGTCACACCTGAAGGAGCCGCAACACCTGTGTCTTCTACCACCACCGTGGCTGTGTAA
- the ldlrad2 gene encoding low-density lipoprotein receptor class A domain-containing protein 2 isoform X2: MGDATPDPACGLSGLELVNVVDFCGQTIQGDGMIVKSHQESRKYYFVSMGTDCHLTMQSATPRDKVQFYFRFFLVYSLLRVSPHSPAPLPESPKGSSASGLTRPDLEPTTEEGPEDPCHAGSYIQFYDGRDRSAPLIGPPLCGKSPPRPVLSTGKFLTLRLVTRGTQPRVDFVGDFTSFRLGFNQSECSGEPYFNCRNGKCIPKSLVCADDKGIDNCGDGSDLIDYPGCNAPQSTPNPPQRHATQPAPMLNVPTLTVSTLKNCATPKAIPDPDSVTDSQSSMSLLALYVVLGVTAAGVLLCWCCWAPGWFLWRVSVFRFMPCCNSCCASCQFCGRSCSQNKDHRLAKVTPEGAATPVSSTTTVAV; the protein is encoded by the exons ATGGGGGATGCAACACCAGATCCTGCTTGCGGTCTTTCTGGATTAGAACTGG TGAATGTGGTGGACTTTTGTGGACAGACAATACAGGGGGACGGCATGATCGTAAAGTCCCACCAGGAGTCCCGCAAATACTACTTTGTCTCAATGGGAACAGATTGCCACCTCACCATGCAGTCCGCGACCCCCCGAGACAAGGTGCAGTTCTACTTCCGCTTCTTCCTGGTCTACAGCCTGCTGAGGGTGTCTCCACACAGCCCCGCTCCACTCCCAGAATCACCCAAGGGGTCGTCTGCATCTGGCCTGACCCGGCCTGACCTGGAGCCCACCACTGAAGAGGGGCCCGAAGACCCCTGCCATGCTGGATCTTATATCCAGTTTTATGATGGGAGGGATAGGTCTGCGCCCCTGATCGGACCGCCGCTCTGTGGGAAGAGTCCTCCTCGACCGGTCTTGTCCACAGGCAAATTTCTCACTCTCCGACTGGTGACGCGAGGAACTCAGCCAAGGGTGGACTTTGTTGGAGACTTCACTTCATTCAGGCTGG GTTTTAACCAATCAGAGTGCAGCGGTGAGCCCTACTTCAACTGCCGCAATGGGAAGTGTATCCCCAAGAGTCTGGTTTGTGCAGACGATAAAGGCATCGACAACTGTGGGGACGGCAGTGACTTAATAGATTACCCTGGTTGCAATG CTCCTCAGTCTACACCCAATCCTCCACAGCGCCATGCTACCCAACCGGCACCAATGCTGAATGTTCCCACTCTGACAGTGTCCACTTTAAAGAACTGCGCCACTCCAAAAGCCATTCCTGACCCAGACTCTGTGACCG ACTCTCAGTCGTCCATGTCTCTGCTGGCGCTGTATGTGGTTCTGGGGGTGACGGCGGCTGGCGTTCTGCTCTGCTGGTGCTGCTGGGCTCCTGGATGGTTCCTGTGGCGCGTCAGTGTGTTTCGCTTCATGCCTTGCTGTAACTCCTGCTGTGCCTCCTGCCAGTTCTGTGGGCGGAGCTGCTCGCAGAACAAAGACCACCGATTGGCTAAAGTCACACCTGAAGGAGCCGCAACACCTGTGTCTTCTACCACCACCGTGGCTGTGTAA